The DNA window GGTGAGAGGACGACCTGGAGCGTTGGCTGCCGTACGGCAGCCCGACTCCTAGTGCTGCTTCAGCTCGTGGCGCATGCCTTCCAGCTGGGTGCGGAGGCTGCCGTCGTAGAGGATGCTGCCGACCTGGGCGGAGACGCCGCCAAGCAGGCTGGGGTCCACGCGCGTCTCGAGGATGACCTCGCGCTGGGTCATCTTCTGGAGCGTCTGCTTGAGCTGGGCCAGGGAGTCGGCCGACAGGGTGGCGGCGGAGGTGACGCTGCCGCGGACGCGTCCGGCGCGGGCATCCGCCATGTCGCGGAAGACGCGGGCGATATCCGGCACGTAGGACAGGCGGTTGCGGTCCACCAGCAGGCGCAGGGTGTTGGCCAGCACCGTCTCCATGTTGGGGATGAGCTTCATCACCCCTTCCACGACCTGGGCGCGCTGGGAGCGCGAGTAGGCGGGGTTGTGGAGGACGTCCGCCAGCTCCGGGCTCTTCGCGATGACATCGGCGAAGGAGGACAGCTGCTCGGCGACGGCGTCGATGCGACCCGCCTCCGAGGAGACATCGAGGAGGGCGCGGGCGTAGCGGCGGGCGATGGAGACGTTCACCATGACGGTGCGCGCCCTTAGCATGGTGCCCCTGGCCCGTCCACCCCCGTGGACTCCGCGACGAAGCGGCCGAGGAAGCATTGAGCGGCGGTCAGCTCCAACGAGAGGGGGCTTGGCGAGGAGGCGTCAAGACCCGTACCGTGGGGTCCCGACAGCCCCTCATGCACGACCCCGTCATCGGCATCGATCTGGGTACCACCAACAGCGCCATCGCCACCGTCGAAGACGGACGGCCGCGCCTCATCCCCGCACGTGCGGGTGGCCGGCTCACGCCCTCCATCGTCGGCGTGACGAAGGGCGGCGAGCGCATCGTGGGCCAACAAGCCCAGGCGCTCGCCGAGGCCCACCCCGACTCCGTGGTGTGGGCGACGAAGCGCTTCCTGGGCCGCCGCTACACGCCGGAGCTGGTGCAGCAGGCCAAGGCGCTGGTGCCCTATCCGCTCGTGGCGGGCCCCTCTGGAGACGTGCGCGTGAAGCTGGCGGGGCGGGTGATGCCCGTCACGCAGGTCTCCGCGATGATTCTGGGGGAGCTGGCGCTCGACGCGCAGGCGCACTTCGGACGCACCGTCACCAAGTGCGTCATCACCGTCCCCGCCAACTTCGACGACAACCAGCGCCAGGCCACGCGCGAG is part of the Myxococcus landrumus genome and encodes:
- the atpH gene encoding ATP synthase F1 subunit delta, whose product is MVNVSIARRYARALLDVSSEAGRIDAVAEQLSSFADVIAKSPELADVLHNPAYSRSQRAQVVEGVMKLIPNMETVLANTLRLLVDRNRLSYVPDIARVFRDMADARAGRVRGSVTSAATLSADSLAQLKQTLQKMTQREVILETRVDPSLLGGVSAQVGSILYDGSLRTQLEGMRHELKQH